CCCACATTAAAggatcttgtcttgtgagttacttagtgacctcacAAGTGGcagtgtcacaaaaaaaaaaagggcatccagccatagaaaccatgtcaaagcagatgcTGAAGACCAACAGAGCTGTCAGTTTAGTTGGATCCTGTTGAACTGCCCAACCCATTGTTAGTAATGGAAtacggatgttgaatgatgatggaGCAGGCAAAAATGTTGGTAGTTAGCAACAGTTAAGAGTTGAAGTATTTCCTGGCCTGTTGAGAAGGAGGACACATTATAAGAGGATATAAATACTTGACGAAATACTAAGTAACTTTATACAACCGATTCATTTGTGCTGCTgagtcaaaagaaattaataaaattcattTGTAAAAAGACAGAAGTACAATTGAAGAACTTACCAAATAGACGGTGATTTCTTCTTTACCAAGCAtttctgcagcagcagcaacgccaCAAGCAGTTACTCCCGTTTGACACGTACAAATTAAAGGTTTCCCAAGAGAAACTCCAGAAGCTGTAAACACTgaattggaaaaaaaagaaaaagaaatagtttaGAACAGAAAGAACAACAGTGTTTTCACAAAAACCTATTTGATAACATAAaagaattctaaaaataaaaatgaatatatattccacATACAAATATGTCAAATTCTCAAACTTTTACAGAGAGAGATGTTGGTCCTGCTACATGGGGAAAACAAGAACGGTGAGGTTACAACATAGCCAAAGtcattaatcattatcatcatcatcatcatcatttagcacctTCCTTTCATGCTGAAATGGatcggacagtttgacaggattcagcAAGCTGGAGAACTGCATCAAACTCCAGTGTTGgttttggtatagtttttatGCCTGGATTCCCAACACCGACTACTTTACaaaatgtgacaccagcattaaTGAGGTTACCaaatagcttgcaagacaaagaaaaagccTTAACAGATTGGAGGTGTGGTATTGAGGGAAGGAacgtgtcttactatagaggaggcATGTGGATACCCTGCAAAGAATTAGTGGGTGTAACTGGCAAGAAGACAAAAATGGTGGTGACCAagtgtcaccaccatcattagtAATTTGTGTGAAAGGTTATTTCTTCCTTGAGGTCATTCAACTTTACAAATAATCGTCTATTTAGATCTACATTACCCAATGTCTATTTCAGggacagtatatctaggactgcattatctaaagTGCCCTTTAGATACGTAATTAATTATCTTTCAGACTCAGTATGTTTAGGATGACATTAATTGTTGCGTTGTTTAAACAGGGTGTATCTCAGACTCCATTACCAATAGACTTCTAACAAGCTTGTCTGTAGTTCCCTGTGATTATGTCAATAACTGAGACAAGGGATTTTCTCAGCAAATATCAAAATACCAATCCCTGAAATTCTTATTTGAAAACAATGTTTTGCAAGTTTTCTAGCCAATGTTTACAGTGTTTGTAATATACATTgccaaaatatatgtacacacacacacacacacacacacaatggaaaaGTTAGGTTTCAcacaagtaaatttatatataaaaaaaaataaaaaaagagaaaatgctttGAGAACTTTATCCTGGGTAGACACAAAAAAAGtattaacatttttatcaaaataagcTACCAGTTTCAATTGCTTAAAAAGAATTTATTCATgctgaaataaaaagaagagatactaaaataaattgaattaatctTTCCTGATATCAGTTCTagtatttcacatttttttcttaaatatttacatggtactggtgttttatttttttctgagtgATGCTGGGTTATGATGGTATTAGCACCAGGATGTCCTTTTAAAAGTAATAACAGCAGGAGTGGGtgtttgtagcagcagcagtaatgttAGTGGCTGTAGTGGTCATTGTTTTATCAGCTTCACTAGAAGCTGCAGTAACTGTGGCAAGTTCAATAAAAGTTGCAGTAAAATTAGCaatagttttctctctttctctaccaaAGATATTCTGCTATGGTTGGTATTTGGTTACGAAGGTTGTTTCTTTGTTGAAGCACTGTTGTTGTGCAATCACTAAATTGATAGGGGAAAATTGTAAAATTTGGTCATTTCTTacttgcacgtatgtatgttcaCTGAGTCCTGTTTGTATTCCCACATTTAATCTGGTTTGTCCTGGGCAATTATATGCTcaggatttgaagaaaattacattggacAAATCAGTAAATCCTTAAGACAACATATAGACAgtgaatgcaaatacatatgtgcgAATAAGAAACAACCAAACTTTATGATTTTCATCTTAATATCAATTTAGTGATTACACAACAACAATGCATCAACAAAAGAACAACCCTTATAACCAAATACCAATCTCATCAAAATACCTGTAGTAAAGAAAGGGAGACAACTATAAGGTGGGCCAGAATTTATGACTCACTTATTAGTTTTTTAATatgcttattttattattgtattctttaattcatttcagtcatttgactgcagccatgcaggagcactgcttttagtcgaacaaatcaaccccaggacttattgtttgtaagcctagtgctttttctatcggtttcttttgccaaactgctaagttacgggggcgtaaacacaccaacataagttatcaagcaatgttgggggaacaaagacacacacatatatatacaacgggcttctttcagtttctatctaccaaatcctctcacaaggctttggttggcccaaggctatagtagaagacacttgcccacttatctaaatttattattttatttcttaatatgcatattaataaatattaatatatttatttctttattgcccacagtggactaaacagaggggacaaacaaggacagacaaagggattaagtcgattacattgaccccagtgcataactagtacttatttaattgaccccgaaaggatgaattttAACTCAGACTGTAAtagcagaagaaataccactaggcatttcgcctggtatgctaacgattctaccagctcactgccttatgaatattaatatatcaaatgtaactaactgtttggcaccttgggcaagtgtcttctactatagactctgggtgaccaaagccttgagtggatttggtagagggaaactgaaagaagcccatcatatatatgtatttgtccccaccaccactgcttgacaacccaagctggtgtgtttatgtccctgtaacttagtggttcagcaaaaagggtcaataaagtactaggcttacaaagaataaattttggggttgatttgacaaaaggtggtactccagtatggccacagtcaaatgactgaaacaagtaaattaataTAAGAATTCTCAAatcattttttacttttagttttattaatatatacacaaacaaacaaacacacactgcatagtttctgtttaccagattTTACACTTAAAGTATTAAACAAGTCAGAATTAaggtaaaaattattttctccGGTTGCTATGCAGCAAGATGGAACTTGGAACCACAAGTTTGTGAAGTAAGTTCCTTAACAAGACAACCATGCCTGGAGATTGTTTAAAAGTTGGTACTTAACTCTAGTCCCATGGTGTCAAGTGGATCAGAGACAAATATATCCTTAAAATGATTATTAGAGTACCATAAAAGAACATTTTtagatgaaatgataaaaagttcATCCACGCTCTGTGGATTGATACAGATTTCAAGAAAATTCTGTTTCCATATattggttttattgttgttgttttacttgaatgggacaaaaagaagaaataattcaataaaactatCTGAAAACGTTAATACATTCTCATAAGAATATGTAACTTACAGTCTTTTAGTTCAGCCTTTGACTTCATGGTACCATCTGGTTTAAATAGTGTTGAATATGGTAAATTCTTGGAATGAGGAATATGAcctaacaaataaaacaaatataaattaatagtaaaatgggaaaaaatattccatttgtaaTTTACAGTAAATCataattatcaccattattattaattaatttttggcTTCCATACTGGCGctggttggatgatttgacaggatctgacaaacTGAAAGACAGCAGCATATGCCTATGTCTACCAAAGCTTGGtctttatgccaaccactttacagagtgtagtgggtggtttttgCATGGTACTAACACTAGTGAAGATTGGTTCATAACTTGCAAGGCTAAGGGACTAAACTGGCCCCTGTAACCAAGGGATAATAGAATagataagacagagagagaatgagggagggagagagagagagagagtgtgtgcggaTAATGATTTTAGGTGGAAGTTAAAGGAGAGAAAGTAAGGTGAGAGAAACAGACTTGTGGTCGTGATAATGTGGTGGAGGAGAGAACAACAGGGGATTAGAATATACACTGATTGGAGGGGAGGGAATATGGCAAGAAATAAGGGAATGGGGAGGACTTAGTGTCAGGGGTTAttgagaaaagggagagagagagattacttaTTTTTCTGTCCACCAAGAACCACTTGTTAACCTTTTAACCATTTCAATCTTATTTTGatcttgattttgatttttagatGTCAAAAACAGCTGATGCCAAATGGGTTTTTACACTGAATTGATGGAACCAAAAATGGCAGCACAAAATCTATTGTAACCAAATGTCTATCACTCAATGCTGGTGTTTAGCACCAGGTTAACCTTAATGAAGCAGATTATTATAATCTACCCAGGACAGGTATGCATTTGCAGAACATTGGTGAAACCACAACAGGTCTTCTTGATCAACTGTGCCTTCATTCCGACTTTAGTGTTTTCTTGACAGAAATATTGGGGTGGTTTTCCATTGCCTTCCCTCAACCGGGTGGCTGTTGGATCATATGGAGCTCATCCGCCCTTCAACAGGTCTTATTTTTAGTCCTGTCAGGTGTCCAGACACCCTCCTGACAGGAGTTATTCAAGTGGGGGAGCCAGTTTAGTGGCTGACCACTTGACCATGGAACAGGTAGCACTTGTTTACACGGTACTAGTAACAAGTCTCATCAGCCTGTGATGAGATCCCTGACCAGACTCTACCTAAGACAAAAAAAATGTCCTTTGAAGAACTTTTTACTTTCCTGATAACAGAAGAGCAATTTTGGATAAACTACCAAGAACTCTTTTATCCAAGAACTCTTTTATTATTAAGAAAGTAAAGAGATCTTCAAGGGAAATTTGAccattgttttcttcttcatctaCTTATGTAGATGCTTGTTTGTTGacatgataatggtgatgatgatgggggtgggaGTGATGgtgtggaagaggaagaggatgTTAAATCTTTAAGAATCTTTGGATTATCAATGATGCCATGCAGATATTGTACTGTTTAGGTGTGAGAATGCCATGAAACATCCTAACAGTTATGTTAgcaatcctaaaaaaaaaaaaaaaaccaatgttcTAACGACATACCAAGTTTATCTTGAGGATTTCCATGGAAAGCTTGAGAAGGACGACAGTCGACAACTTTTTCAGTTTGGGTTTCCAgattttttgctatttcttcaAAGGACCGAAAACGTTTTGGCTCAAGGTTAATTTCAAAGTTGCATTTCTAGAAAATTCAAGAATACAAAGAGGATGagaaatttatttgtaaatctcagaaaagaagtgccaatcattaaatgaaacaagaacattctttttttcttttattcttttacttgtttcagtcatttgactgtggccatgctggagaaccgccattgcttgacaaacgatgctggtgtgtttatgtccctgtaacttagtggttcggcaaaagagaccgataaaataagtactaggcttacaaggaataagctctggggttgacttgcttgattaaaggtggtgctccagcatggccgcagtcaaatgactgaaacaagagttcTCTTTCAATAAACATGGTGTTAGAGGAATCCTTATGTTAATAACACCTTCTATAAACACTGGGGTTTGTGGATTGAGTTCCCAAAGAATAAGATTTATTTAGAAAATTCCAGAAAACAAtgcagaaaatattaaatttttaccTCGTATGTTGTCGGTTTTGCTGTCACTTCATAGTTATCAGCAATCCACTTGGACATTCCTCCATCTAACATTGATACATCAGAGTGGCCAAGGTACTGAAAAAGTCAAAGAATGATTATTGGTGACTAAGCACAAAGTAAATAGTTTAGAGTTGTGGCTTTCATGCCTTTTACAACattgttaaccctttcgttactgtatttagtttgagatgctctgtgtttctttcagttgattttaaatataacaaagaacttagtaaaataacttagttatcattaagctagtgttaggaacataaattgggactaagattttaattcaaaacttatgaaagcaaaacatttgtactacagagccagaggcagtttcagccggattggtatcgaaagggttaagaattgtttgtctattatatattttaacccttttgttaccatatttctgttgagatgctctgtgtttctttcaattaattttaaatataacaaagaatttagtaaaataacttagttatcattaagctagtctTAGGAGCATAAGTTGTGAtgaagatttggtggaagattttaattcaaaacttatgaaaacaagacatttgtactacagagccagagctggtttcatctgggttggtaacgaaagggttaatggtaTAATAGAAATGGGATGGCTTTAACTGGCAAGGAAGGAAACAATTACTGATTGGACATttatttctggtttttttttgaAGGTTGGTGTTTatgtaatattgtgtgtgtgtgtgtgtgtgtgtgtgtgtgtgtgtgtgtgtgtgtgtgtgtacatgcacacacatatgtaaaatcattaacctcacacacacacatgtaattgtgCATATACCTCAATTTTTAATTGAATCGTTGTCCCTGTTGAGTCAAGCGAAATCGAATTGTGGCCAAtgacccagcaagtaaagtgagatcacagccgaggctgataccagtgttgcataaccagagCAATTTAAAAGTACCCCTTAAATCGttgggcgatatgctgtgcttgagaagatctactgagtcaagtaaaatcaaaatggaaatctttgttgtggccaatgccacTTCCACCTGACTGGTagcacgcaataagcaccattcaagcgtgggtcaatgccagtgccgcctgactggttccccatgcttgtggcatgtaaaaagcaccgtctgaacatggttgatgccagtgcccctgactggcccctgtgctggtggcacgtaaaaagcattcactatattctcggagtggttggcataaagaagggcatccagctgtagaaaccttgccagatcagattggagcctggtgcagccatttggttcaccagtcctcagtcaaatcgtccagcccatgccagcatggaaagcggacgttaaacgatgatgatgatgatgatgatgatacagtgtAACTAGATAAAGAttcagctgatatttctagcatgtcaaacaTTATTTGCTGAAACTCTTGAATCCCACACTGTAGGCCAGTCCTGATTAAACAGAGTTATGAGTAAaaaccattccagccatgaccatgcaggcttttgaagaatatttcagacaataacaaaattatctaatgtgtcctcccTTGCTTTGAATAGAAGAATGGGATTTGGGAGAGATTTAAGTGCTATTTCTAGCGGCCGCATGGGTTGGCTCTTAGGTGAAACTTGATCAAGTAGAGCTATGAGCAaaaacattccagttgtgaccatcctgtttgtTTAGGGGTTTGTAAGACCACATCATTTAAGGTGCCTTTCCTTTATTATGAAAATAGGGTACAATCTGagaaaaatttggttgctatttctagtttgTAGAAGTGTCCTTAGTTATGATCTCTGTATCGATGTAACATAAGAAGATAAGAAGAAATAATCAGAAAGTTTGTAATAGGCGCAGgggtggttgtgtgataagtagcttgcttaccaaccacatggttctgggttcagtcccactacatggaaccttgggccagtgtcttctactatagcctcaggccgatcaaagccttgtgagtggatttggtagatggaaactgaaagaagcctgtcatatatgtgtgtgtttgtgtgtctgtgtccccccatcatcacttgacaactgatgctggtgtgtttacgtccccataacttagtggttcagcaaaaatgaccgatGGGATAAGTAcgaggctcacaaagaataagtcttggggtcgatttgttcgactaaaggcggtgctccagcatggccacagtcaaatgactgaaataaataaaagaataaaggaaagaaacaaaggaatgcCTACCTTAAACATCCACCAGGCTCGGAATGCTGAGCTGTTGTTTTGCTGatcataaacaataatataattctTATTGGAAATTCCCAAATTTCCAATGTATTCACTTAAACAATTTGTATCTGGTAAGTCGTACGGCAGATGTTTAGTTGGGGTACTGCACTGGTTCAGATCAAAGTAGATGGATCCAGGAATATGTTGCCTGGGGCAAAGAAATTATAATATCACTGTTTGTTAcaatgtgtgtttgggtgttatGCTTTTAACAGCCTTAACTATGGGAAGAAACTGAAGATGTAATTGAAATTTTTTAACAATGGAACAAGTCTGAGTGTTATGTGTCTAATAATcttaatgaaacaaaattgaagacgTGATCAAATTATTCGACATAAAACAAGTTTGCTTGTTGTGCTTTAAACAAACTGAACTATGGAATGAAAGTAAAgacaatcaaaatatttaatgcaatgaaacaatgttatgaagatttataaattcatgcttcataaatgaaataaaattaacaaaacatgAAATTTCCATAGGAATTTCTTCTgattcattatgttctgagttcaaattccacaaggctgactttgtctttcattctttcagggtcaataaataaagtaaagtGAAGCCCTGGTTTGAAGTAATCGACTAAAACCTTCcccttaaatttcaggctttgtgcctatagtagaaaggattattattataataaattaattataggtgtaggagtggctgtgtggtaagtagcttgcttaccaaccacatggttccgggttcagtcccactgcgtggcatcttgggcatgtgtcttctactatagcctcgggccgaccaaagccttgtgagtggatttggtagatggaaactgaaagaagcccgtcgtatatatgtatatatgtgtgtgtgtgtgtgtgtgtgtgtgtgtgtgtgtgtctgtctgtccccctagcattgcttgacaaccaatgctgctgtgtttatgtccccgtcacttagtggttcagcaaaggaaaacgatagaataagtactaggcttccaaagaataagtcccgttgtcgatatgctcgactaaaggcggtgctccagcatggccgcagtcaaatgactgaaacaagtaaaagagtaattactTAAACtcctaaaaaatattttatttaagcaaCCTGCCAAAGAGACATGTAATTTTTTAGAAGCCCATGAAGTAGACTATGTGGTTTCTTGATGTattataaatagcagtcaaatctgccTGACATCACAATGCCTTGCTgtccattggttatgatgatgagggttccaatagataggatcaacggaacagcctgctcatgaaattaacatgcaagtggctgagtactccacagacacatgtgcccataatgtagttctcagtATGACACACCAAACATGACAAGCCTGGCCTTTTGAAATCCAGTCACAACTCATTTTCACCAGATGAGTGGAATGGAGTAAtga
This region of Octopus bimaculoides isolate UCB-OBI-ISO-001 chromosome 6, ASM119413v2, whole genome shotgun sequence genomic DNA includes:
- the LOC106872215 gene encoding 3-mercaptopyruvate sulfurtransferase, with the protein product MRITKIGTLVSTNWLKDCLSSSSADKLRVLDVSWARLQKPGVGYDKFYKKQHIPGSIYFDLNQCSTPTKHLPYDLPDTNCLSEYIGNLGISNKNYIIVYDQQNNSSAFRAWWMFKYLGHSDVSMLDGGMSKWIADNYEVTAKPTTYEKCNFEINLEPKRFRSFEEIAKNLETQTEKVVDCRPSQAFHGNPQDKLGHIPHSKNLPYSTLFKPDGTMKSKAELKDLFTASGVSLGKPLICTCQTGVTACGVAAAAEMLGKEEITVYLGSWHEWSQRADSKQII